Part of the Candidatus Zixiibacteriota bacterium genome is shown below.
CCAATCTCTGGATTCCCAATCAAGTTGGGAATGACGCGGGCAGTGTGGGAATGACATAATTATTGCATCCGCCTAAGGCAGACAAAAGCCCGGACAGTAGTGATTTGAGTTTATAAGTAAATCCTGACAACATCGACGAAATTTGATTAATAATGAAACGAAAACCCCGAAACCAGTAACATTAAATATATCGCCTGTATTTGCCTGTATTGCGAAACTGTAATTTTCATAATTCGTTGTCTGTCGGGATAATACGCAATTTAAGCGGTGATGCTATTGCTCTAACGACATCAAGGATAAACTCATAAGAGCTTTTCTGCGGCAATAGAAAAAATCTGTATATACTATATTGTTAACCTGAACAGCCGATTAATAATAGTATGAATAATCCTGAATTCATAGTTGTGAATCTGGATTTATTAAGGGTTGATACAATCCTTGGCGTAGATTTGTATTTAAAAGGCCCTCGCGGTTATATTTTGTATCGAAGTCGTCATGTGCCTTTTAATGATAAAGTGCGCCGCAACCTATTAGGGCATGGCGTTAAGGATATGTATATCCTTATTGAGGATTCCAGTAAATTTACCCGATACCTTGAAAATAACTTATCGAATATTTTAGATGACAAAGAGATTGCCATTGAAGTCAAACGCCAATTAGTATACGAAACCAGCCTGGATATCGCCCGCGAATTGATACATAAACCTGATTCTATCGAGACCATGAAACGCACCACCAAGATAGTTGAAAATATGGTTGATTTGCACTTGAAAGACGATGGAGGGTTTAAAAAACTCGTAGAGCTTATGCCGCGTGATTATAGGATTTTTTCTCACAGCGTTAATGTCTCCACTTATAGTGTAGCCCTTGGCAAATCACTTGGTATGTTCAATAAAAATGAATTATATGAACTTGGCCTTGGAGCGTTTCTTCACGATATTGGCAAAAGTAAAATTCCCCAACGGATTTTGAAAAAACCTGGTCATCTCACACCTGACGAATTTGAAAGAATTAAAGAACACGTACAATTAGGCGTTGATATTGCAAGCAGAATACCGGTTCTTCCCAAAAATGCCATACTTCCCATTTTAATGCATCATGAAAGAATTATAGGAACTGGCTATCCTGGCGGCAAAATAAAGGATGATATACCCTTAACCGGCCTGATAACGGGCGTTGCCGATGCTTTTGATGCAATGACTACTAACCGTGTATATCAAAAAGCTATGTCATCTTACGGGGCGCTTCAGGAACTTCTCGAGAAAAAACAAGGCTTTGATAAGCAGATTGTTCTTGAAATGATTAAATTGTTAGGCCCTGAAATAAAAAGCAATAAATATCAACAGCCTATAAAAATTATTACTGCACGATAAAGTGAAAATTTTACTCAGATTCCATATATAAATAATATTAAACAATATCTAAATATAAGCTATGGCATCAGCCTCTATTAACGCATTCTTTGGCAGACTAGCAGCCTCAATAGCCGCTCTGGCTGGCAGGACACCGGTGAAATATTCAGCGTAAATCTTGTTTACCTTCTCGAAGTCTTTTAAATCTTTGAAATAAACTGTTATTTTTAAAGCATTTTCCAGACTGCTTCCTGATGCCTCAAGTACTGTGGCTAAGTTCTTGAATACCTGATGAGCCTGTTTCTCGATTGTTCCGGTTTCAAGTTTTCCGGTAACAAGGTTAATAGGTATCTGGCCGGAACAAAAAACAAGATTTCCATAAATCACAGCCTGTGAATATGGGCCGATTGGAGCCGGCGCCTTGTCCGAATAAACTGCCTTTTTCATCTTACCTCCACATAAGCTTAAAACGCTTGCTAACATTTTCTGTTTAATTTATACTATCCTCCAGGTTTTGGCAGATTATGATTGCAAAGAATCACAATAAATTTACACTCGCCTGGATACTCTCAGCTATATTTATAGTTCATATCTCAGTTATTTTCAATGATTTTCATGCGGACGACTTTGAGATATTGATTATAATGGATAATGGATTTGACTTGCAGGCGTTTAAATCTATGGAAAATCCGCAGATTTTCAGGCCATTCACTAACTTGGTTTTATATTTAGCTGGAATCTCCATAAGCTATATATTATTTGATTTCAAAACCGGAATGCCAATAGTAAAAGAAAAATTTGACGGCAATAAACTTATAGAGTAGGATTAATTCATGATTAAAGCTTCAGATACGGTGGAAGAGTTATTGGAAAACTATCCCGGCATAAATCGTTTGCTGATGAAAAAAGGCATCTTTTGTCTTCAGTGCGGTGAACCGGTATGGGCAACATTAGGTGAATTGGCAAAAGAAAAAGGGCTGGATGAAGATAAAATTACTGCCGAGCTTAATGAGCATTACAAAGATTCGAGTGAGTAATAAGTCCGGGTTAGTATAGCGTTTCTCCGGGATGCGATTAAGCTTAACTGTATGTTGGCGCACGAGGACGTACGCCAACCACTAAGTTAGATGTATGTTGGCGCACGAGGACGTACACCAACCACTATGTTGGCGCACGGGGACGTATATCAACTCAT
Proteins encoded:
- a CDS encoding DUF1858 domain-containing protein, with amino-acid sequence MIKASDTVEELLENYPGINRLLMKKGIFCLQCGEPVWATLGELAKEKGLDEDKITAELNEHYKDSSE
- a CDS encoding HD domain-containing protein, which encodes MNNPEFIVVNLDLLRVDTILGVDLYLKGPRGYILYRSRHVPFNDKVRRNLLGHGVKDMYILIEDSSKFTRYLENNLSNILDDKEIAIEVKRQLVYETSLDIARELIHKPDSIETMKRTTKIVENMVDLHLKDDGGFKKLVELMPRDYRIFSHSVNVSTYSVALGKSLGMFNKNELYELGLGAFLHDIGKSKIPQRILKKPGHLTPDEFERIKEHVQLGVDIASRIPVLPKNAILPILMHHERIIGTGYPGGKIKDDIPLTGLITGVADAFDAMTTNRVYQKAMSSYGALQELLEKKQGFDKQIVLEMIKLLGPEIKSNKYQQPIKIITAR